The proteins below come from a single Alligator mississippiensis isolate rAllMis1 chromosome 2, rAllMis1, whole genome shotgun sequence genomic window:
- the LOC102563099 gene encoding pepsin A: MKWLLLLSLVALSQCLVTKVPLKKGKTMRQNLKEHGKLQDYLKKHPRNLASKYFPNIISEDATEPMTNNMDIEYYGTISIGTPPQQFSVLFDTGSSNLWVPSVYCSSPACSNHNQFNPQNSSTYQATSESVSIQYGTGSMTGFLAYDTVEVGGIQVVNQIFGLSETEPGTFLEYSPFDGILGLAFPSISSSGATPVFDNMMSQNLVSQDLFSVYLSSNDEEGSFVMFGGIDQSYYSGSLNWIPLSAETYWQITVDSITMGGQAVACTSGCQAIIDTGTSLLAGPPSAISNIQSAIGATQDSNGQYIISCSAIDSLPSIIFTINGIEFSVPASAYIMESQGTCTPGLEGIDIPTNSGELWILGDVFIRLYYAVFDRANNQIGLATMA; the protein is encoded by the exons ATGAAGTGGCTCCTGCTTCTGAGCTTGGTGGCACTGTCCCAATGTCTGGTGACAAA GGTCCCCCTGAAGAAAGGGAAAACCATGAGGCAGAACCTTAAGGAGCATGGCAAGCTTCAAGATTATCTGAAGAAGCATCCACGCAACCTGGCCTCGAAGTACTTTCCCAACATCATTAGTGAGGATGCCACCGAGCCCATGACAAACAACATGGAC ATTGAGTACTATGGGACCATCTCCATCggcaccccaccccagcagttCTCCGTCCTCTTTGACACTGGCTCCTCCAACCTGTGGGTGCCCTCTGTATACTGCTCCAGTCCGGCCTGCA GCAACCACAACCAATTCAACCCACAGAATTCCTCCACCTACCAGGCCACCAGTGAGAGTGTCTCCATCCAATATGGTACTGGCAGCATGACCGGCTTCCTGGCCTACGATACGGTTGAG GTCGGAGGCATTCAGGTGGTCAACCAGATCTTTGGCTTGAGTGAGACTGAGCCTGGCACCTTCCTTGAATATTCACCCTTCGATGGGATCCTGGGTCTGGCCTTCCCCAGCATTTCTTCCTCTGGAGCCACCCCCGTCTTTGACAACATGATGAGCCAAAATTTGGTGTCCCAGGACCTCTTCTCCGTCTACCTGAGCTC TAACGACGAGGAAGGGAGCTTTGTCATGTTCGGAGGCATTGACCAATCTTACTACTCTGGGAGCCTGAACTGGATTCCTCTGTCCGCTGAAACATATTGGCAAATCACTGTGGACAG CATCACCATGGGCGGCCAGGCCGTCGCTTGTACCTCTGGCTGCCAGGCTATTATTGACACTGGCACCTCTCTGCTGGCTGGGCCCCCTAGTGCCATTTCTAACATCCAGAGCGCCATCGGTGCCACCCAGGACTCCAATGGCCAG TACATCATTAGCTGCAGTGCCATTGACAGCCTGCCCAGCATCATCTTCACCATCAATGGCATTGAGTTCTCTGTGCCTGCCAGTGCCTACATCATGGAG TCACAAGGCACTTGCACACCTGGCCTTGAAGGTATTGACATCCCCACCAATTCTGGAGAGCTCTGGATCCTTGGTGATGTCTTCATCCGCCTGTACTACGCTGTCTTCGACAGAGCTAACAACCAGATAGGCCTGGCTACCATGGCATGA